From the genome of Rhizobium sp. NXC24, one region includes:
- a CDS encoding intradiol ring-cleavage dioxygenase — protein sequence MDVHEKGFFTEGNSVEVVTGRNRNAKNERLKQVMEVITRKVHEVVKEIEPTQDEWLQAILFLTRTGQICNEWRQEFILLSDVLGVSMLVDAINNRKPSGASESTVLGPFHVDGAPELEMGANICLDEKGEDMFISGRILDTDGRPIESAVIDVWQANDEGFYDVQQQGVQPDFNLRGVFRTGADGRYWFRAVKPKYYPIPDDGPVGQLLGQLGRHPYRPAHLHYIIKARGFEPLVTHIFDPDDPYINSDAVFGVKESLLARFKRTNDPSRAKEYGFQGAFWDVEHDFVLAAKSQVMG from the coding sequence ATGGATGTGCACGAAAAGGGATTCTTCACCGAGGGGAATTCGGTCGAGGTCGTCACCGGCCGCAACCGCAACGCCAAGAACGAACGGCTGAAACAGGTGATGGAAGTCATCACCCGCAAAGTGCACGAGGTGGTGAAGGAGATCGAGCCGACACAGGACGAATGGCTGCAGGCCATTCTGTTCCTCACCCGCACCGGTCAGATCTGCAACGAGTGGCGACAGGAATTCATCCTGCTCTCCGATGTGCTTGGCGTCTCGATGCTGGTGGACGCGATTAACAACCGCAAGCCATCGGGCGCTTCGGAAAGCACGGTATTGGGGCCATTCCATGTCGATGGCGCGCCGGAGCTGGAGATGGGCGCCAACATCTGCCTCGACGAGAAGGGCGAGGACATGTTCATCTCCGGCCGCATTCTCGACACCGACGGACGGCCGATCGAAAGCGCTGTTATCGATGTCTGGCAGGCCAATGATGAAGGTTTCTACGATGTCCAGCAGCAGGGGGTACAACCTGATTTCAATCTGCGCGGCGTTTTTCGCACTGGTGCCGATGGCCGTTATTGGTTCCGGGCGGTGAAGCCGAAATATTACCCAATCCCCGACGACGGCCCGGTCGGCCAGCTTCTCGGCCAGCTCGGCCGCCATCCCTACCGTCCGGCGCATCTGCACTACATCATCAAGGCGAGGGGTTTCGAGCCCCTGGTAACCCACATCTTCGATCCGGATGATCCTTACATCAATTCCGATGCTGTCTTTGGCGTGAAGGAGAGCCTGCTTGCTCGGTTCAAGCGGACAAATGATCCTTCACGCGCAAAAGAATACGGCTTTCAGGGAGCTTTCTGGGATGTCGAGCACGATTTCGTGCTCGCGGCCAAATCGCAGGTGATGGGTTGA
- a CDS encoding MFS transporter codes for MVDEKQLVSKITWRLMPFLGLLYLVAYIDRQNVSFAKLQMVDALGMSEYAYGLGASLFFIGYFIFEVPSNLMLERFGASRWFARILISWGIVTTLLAYTQNATMFYILRFLLGACEAGFFPGVLYLLTLWFPSAYRGTMVGLFMIFSAIANAVGAPLGGMLLDLDGLYNIAGWQWVFIATGIPAIILGVVTIFYLSDRPEQAHFLTDQEKRWLQDKLTSENAGMDKNADNGFKALVDPRVLLMALCYIAFPLAAYGLSYWLPTIVKSFGVGNTENGFLNIIPWILVAISLYVVPAMAAKAKSKTPYIVIPAFVGALSLLLSALIPDHTLQFAFLCIAAAGIFSGQPVFWSLPSRFLRGAGAAAGLAAINSVGNLGGFIAQNVVPWIKDATGSTIAPMFFLAGCLAIGGLLVFVVEQQISRKERVAREREIGAATSPKI; via the coding sequence ATGGTCGACGAAAAACAGCTCGTCTCTAAAATCACCTGGCGTCTGATGCCCTTTCTGGGGCTCCTGTATCTGGTCGCCTATATCGACCGGCAGAATGTCAGTTTCGCCAAGCTGCAGATGGTCGATGCGCTTGGCATGAGCGAATATGCCTATGGCCTTGGCGCATCTCTGTTTTTCATCGGCTACTTCATCTTCGAAGTGCCGAGCAATCTGATGCTGGAACGATTTGGCGCCAGCAGATGGTTCGCCAGAATTCTGATCTCCTGGGGCATCGTGACGACGCTGCTCGCCTATACGCAGAATGCGACGATGTTCTACATCCTGCGCTTCCTTCTCGGCGCTTGCGAGGCAGGCTTCTTCCCCGGCGTTCTCTATCTTCTCACGCTCTGGTTTCCGTCCGCCTATCGCGGCACGATGGTTGGGCTGTTCATGATCTTCAGCGCAATCGCCAACGCCGTCGGCGCGCCGCTCGGCGGCATGCTGCTCGATCTCGACGGGCTCTACAATATCGCCGGCTGGCAGTGGGTGTTCATCGCGACGGGCATTCCGGCCATCATCTTGGGCGTGGTGACGATATTCTATCTGTCGGATCGGCCGGAGCAGGCGCACTTTCTCACCGACCAGGAGAAGCGCTGGCTGCAGGATAAGCTTACCTCGGAAAATGCCGGCATGGACAAGAACGCTGATAACGGCTTCAAAGCCCTTGTCGATCCGCGCGTGCTGCTGATGGCGCTCTGCTACATCGCCTTTCCACTCGCAGCATATGGCCTCAGCTACTGGCTGCCGACGATCGTGAAAAGCTTCGGCGTCGGCAACACCGAGAACGGTTTCCTGAACATCATTCCATGGATCCTAGTCGCAATCAGCCTCTATGTCGTTCCCGCCATGGCGGCAAAGGCGAAATCGAAGACGCCCTATATCGTCATCCCGGCCTTCGTCGGAGCGCTGTCGCTCCTGCTTTCCGCGCTGATCCCGGACCATACGCTGCAGTTCGCGTTTCTGTGTATCGCTGCTGCCGGCATCTTTTCCGGTCAGCCGGTCTTCTGGAGCCTGCCCTCACGGTTCCTAAGAGGCGCCGGCGCCGCGGCGGGCCTCGCGGCGATCAACTCCGTGGGCAATCTCGGCGGCTTCATTGCCCAGAACGTCGTGCCATGGATCAAAGACGCAACGGGAAGCACGATTGCCCCGATGTTCTTTCTGGCCGGATGCCTGGCCATCGGCGGCCTGCTCGTCTTCGTCGTGGAACAGCAGATATCGCGAAAAGAGCGGGTCGCCAGAGAAAGAGAGATCGGGGCCGCAACATCCCCGAAGATCTGA
- a CDS encoding antibiotic biosynthesis monooxygenase family protein has protein sequence MINLLKVKPGQQEALIALLKQNIDTVIRTLHGWKTTRLIAAKDGASVVIYSEWETLAAVEAMRGDPRMQAYFPKIAELASLDSTAGSVVLSESR, from the coding sequence TTGATCAATCTGCTGAAGGTCAAACCTGGGCAGCAGGAGGCGCTGATCGCGCTCTTGAAGCAGAACATCGACACAGTGATCCGCACGCTCCATGGCTGGAAGACGACCCGGCTGATCGCGGCAAAGGATGGCGCCAGCGTCGTCATCTACTCCGAGTGGGAGACCCTCGCCGCCGTCGAGGCGATGCGCGGCGATCCGCGCATGCAAGCCTATTTTCCAAAGATTGCTGAGTTGGCGAGCTTGGACTCCACGGCAGGCTCGGTGGTTTTGAGCGAAAGCCGATAA
- a CDS encoding EthD family reductase codes for MARMVVIYPTPKNIEEFDRHYFEVHVPLAKKIPGLRKYEVSDGPIATVVGGSTIHRIGTLYFDDLAAIERAFASPEGQATRADRQLFAPDDSGVQMFLFDNREV; via the coding sequence ATGGCTCGGATGGTCGTTATTTACCCGACACCGAAGAACATCGAGGAATTTGACCGGCATTACTTTGAAGTCCACGTGCCCCTCGCCAAGAAAATTCCGGGTCTCAGGAAATACGAGGTCAGCGACGGACCCATCGCAACGGTGGTTGGAGGCTCCACGATTCATCGGATCGGAACGCTGTATTTCGACGACCTCGCGGCGATCGAAAGGGCATTTGCCAGCCCGGAGGGACAGGCGACCAGGGCGGATCGCCAGCTTTTTGCGCCTGATGACTCGGGCGTTCAGATGTTCCTTTTCGACAACCGGGAAGTTTGA
- a CDS encoding sigma-70 family RNA polymerase sigma factor: MSTDEFEDRLRALRPRLHRYCARMTGSAVSGEDVLQDALVKALHARAQGAEVDNLEGWLFRIAHNASLDFLRDRSRKAVVPLTEDMEAAPIPEADIVAISFQTFLRLPELQRCAVILKDVLGHSVEEIAGIAECSPAAAKSALQRGRAALRQLAQEPEDLRLPLISDPDRRRITAYVDLFRGGDFDAIRAMLADEVKLDLVNRLRLEGRDKIGIYFTRYSEETRWRFALGAIEGQPAMLVFDSTGPMDRPAHFVLIGWSENRIIEIRDFLFAPYVLEAVDWVRLG, translated from the coding sequence ATGAGCACCGACGAATTCGAAGATCGTTTGAGAGCGCTGCGGCCACGCCTTCACCGCTATTGCGCGCGCATGACGGGATCGGCCGTCAGTGGCGAGGATGTATTGCAGGATGCCCTCGTCAAGGCTCTTCACGCGCGGGCCCAGGGCGCCGAGGTGGATAATCTCGAGGGCTGGCTGTTTCGCATAGCCCACAATGCGAGCCTCGATTTCCTGCGCGACAGGTCCCGCAAGGCGGTCGTTCCGCTCACCGAAGACATGGAAGCGGCGCCGATACCCGAGGCGGATATCGTTGCGATCAGCTTCCAGACGTTTCTGCGGCTGCCTGAGCTTCAGCGCTGCGCGGTGATCCTCAAGGATGTCCTCGGTCATTCGGTGGAGGAGATCGCGGGCATTGCCGAGTGCTCTCCGGCCGCCGCCAAATCGGCGCTCCAACGCGGGCGAGCGGCGTTACGGCAACTCGCACAAGAGCCCGAAGACCTCCGATTGCCGCTGATATCCGACCCGGATCGGCGGAGGATCACCGCTTACGTCGATCTGTTTCGCGGTGGCGATTTCGACGCGATCCGCGCCATGCTCGCTGACGAGGTGAAGCTCGATCTGGTGAACCGGCTCCGGCTGGAGGGCCGCGACAAGATTGGCATCTATTTCACGCGTTATTCGGAAGAGACGAGATGGCGCTTCGCCCTCGGCGCCATTGAAGGACAGCCGGCCATGCTGGTCTTCGACAGCACTGGCCCGATGGACAGACCCGCGCATTTTGTCCTGATCGGCTGGTCGGAAAACCGGATCATTGAGATCCGAGATTTCCTGTTCGCGCCCTATGTGCTCGAGGCCGTAGATTGGGTGCGACTAGGCTGA
- a CDS encoding GH25 family lysozyme, which produces MRLAAVSAIFLTSLILSACAASSGPEDIPVAPPSQETTNSITRSSGPVPTAEVGSTAPQVVKQQQQRQALTWTETPPEPQAFVPTAKTDGVPVPAEKPVALLMPVNPAISAAPQTRMQIYSRRFRDAKPINFGSSSPRKLAVHGVDVSRWQGDIDWEKLQAQGANFVYLKATDGGDHLDPMFKKNWRRAKEAGLKRGAYHFFYWCRTAGEQADWFIRNVPREAGALPPVIDVEWNGESSCRRKPSREHVLEKMQVFMDKLERYYGQRPIIYTAPDFYRDNLRGEFTDYPFWLRSVAAHPSQVYPGRKWLFWQYSGSGLTHGVEGRIDLNAFHGSEEEWHSWLASRSN; this is translated from the coding sequence ATGCGTCTAGCGGCTGTGTCAGCAATCTTTCTCACCTCCTTGATCTTGTCGGCATGCGCCGCCAGCTCCGGTCCGGAAGACATCCCGGTCGCGCCACCGTCGCAGGAGACGACCAATTCCATCACCCGCTCGAGCGGACCTGTGCCGACCGCTGAGGTCGGCAGCACCGCTCCGCAAGTGGTCAAACAGCAGCAGCAACGGCAAGCGCTGACATGGACGGAAACACCTCCGGAGCCGCAGGCGTTCGTGCCAACAGCCAAGACCGACGGCGTGCCCGTTCCCGCGGAAAAACCGGTCGCTCTGCTCATGCCGGTGAACCCAGCGATCAGCGCCGCGCCGCAAACGCGAATGCAAATCTACAGCCGTCGCTTCCGGGACGCCAAGCCCATCAACTTCGGCAGTTCCTCACCCAGAAAACTCGCCGTGCACGGCGTCGACGTTTCACGCTGGCAGGGTGACATCGATTGGGAGAAGTTGCAGGCGCAGGGTGCGAACTTCGTCTATTTGAAGGCGACGGACGGCGGCGATCATCTCGATCCCATGTTCAAGAAGAACTGGCGCAGAGCCAAGGAGGCGGGGCTGAAGCGGGGTGCCTATCATTTCTTCTACTGGTGCCGGACTGCCGGCGAGCAAGCCGATTGGTTCATCCGCAACGTTCCGAGGGAGGCCGGCGCTCTGCCGCCGGTGATAGACGTCGAGTGGAACGGGGAGTCGAGCTGCAGGAGAAAACCCTCACGCGAGCACGTTCTGGAAAAAATGCAGGTTTTTATGGATAAGCTGGAGCGGTATTACGGCCAACGCCCGATCATCTACACCGCGCCGGATTTCTACCGCGACAACTTGCGGGGCGAATTCACCGACTATCCCTTCTGGCTGCGCTCGGTGGCCGCACATCCCTCCCAGGTCTATCCGGGACGGAAATGGTTGTTCTGGCAATATTCGGGTTCCGGCCTGACACATGGGGTCGAAGGGCGGATTGACCTCAATGCTTTCCACGGCAGCGAGGAAGAATGGCATAGCTGGTTGGCGTCGCGGTCGAATTGA